A stretch of the Sphingosinithalassobacter tenebrarum genome encodes the following:
- a CDS encoding beta-lactamase hydrolase domain-containing protein has product MTQIKILNGRFAVSTAPPSEGDLRALAEDGYKAVVNLRCQDEADQPLAPDREGEVVASLGLEYCHLPVAGGTISDELVDEFRASVEALPKPVLVHCASGKRAGAFTIMHLASQQGMSGDATLQKAADMGFVCDEPALENFVRNYVDRAQD; this is encoded by the coding sequence ATGACCCAAATCAAGATCCTCAATGGCAGATTCGCCGTCTCGACCGCTCCGCCTTCCGAGGGCGACCTGCGCGCATTGGCGGAGGATGGTTACAAGGCGGTCGTCAACCTGCGCTGCCAGGATGAGGCGGATCAGCCTCTCGCCCCGGACCGCGAAGGTGAAGTGGTGGCATCGCTCGGCCTTGAATATTGTCACTTGCCGGTGGCGGGCGGCACCATATCGGACGAGCTCGTCGATGAGTTCAGGGCCAGTGTCGAAGCGCTTCCGAAGCCGGTGCTGGTCCATTGCGCCTCGGGCAAGCGCGCAGGAGCCTTCACAATAATGCATCTGGCGTCGCAGCAGGGAATGAGCGGCGATGCGACCCTACAGAAGGCGGCGGATATGGGCTTCGTGTGCGACGAACCGGCGCTGGAAAACTTCGTCCGTAATTACGTCGACCGGGCGCAGGACTGA